One genomic window of Methanobrevibacter sp. includes the following:
- a CDS encoding PDGLE domain-containing protein: MELSQQDKYLIVVGIIFCLALAVLSPYIASGDPDGLEKSAEDAAVGEDVESAVIESPFPDYTYEPLDKLGEIAVLLFGGIITLIVGLGIGYALKKD, from the coding sequence ATGGAATTAAGTCAACAAGATAAATATTTAATCGTAGTAGGGATTATATTCTGTCTTGCATTAGCAGTATTATCCCCTTACATTGCATCTGGCGATCCGGACGGATTGGAAAAATCTGCTGAAGACGCAGCAGTTGGTGAAGATGTGGAATCCGCAGTTATCGAATCACCATTCCCAGACTATACCTATGAGCCTTTAGACAAATTAGGTGAAATCGCAGTATTGTTATTCGGAGGAATAATAACACTGATAGTTGGTTTAGGTATAGGTTATGCATTGAAAAAAGACTAA
- the cbiM gene encoding cobalt transporter CbiM: protein MHIPDGFIPLWQCAIYYVILIIALYFAGKWAKANLDEKRIPLLAVLAAGIFAIMSMNMPIPFGTSGHMVGGALVAIVFMAPEAAVLVFTAVLLIQALFFGDGGITALGANVFNMAIVGGFVGLYTFKALKDMIGKYPSAFVAAWLATLVAAVVAAIEMAIAGTFPLTVGVASMALYHAFIGIIEGVLTVIVLYALEKFRPDLLAWNRE from the coding sequence ATCTTGATCATTGCATTGTACTTTGCAGGAAAATGGGCCAAAGCAAATCTTGATGAAAAACGTATACCATTACTTGCAGTATTAGCTGCAGGTATCTTTGCAATTATGTCCATGAACATGCCAATTCCATTTGGTACCAGTGGACATATGGTCGGTGGAGCATTAGTCGCTATCGTATTTATGGCTCCTGAAGCAGCAGTTCTTGTATTTACTGCAGTATTACTTATCCAAGCTTTGTTCTTCGGAGACGGTGGTATTACTGCTTTAGGTGCAAACGTATTTAACATGGCTATTGTTGGAGGATTCGTTGGTCTTTACACCTTTAAGGCATTAAAAGACATGATTGGTAAATATCCTTCCGCATTTGTAGCAGCATGGCTAGCAACCTTGGTTGCAGCAGTCGTGGCAGCTATTGAAATGGCTATTGCAGGAACTTTCCCATTGACTGTTGGAGTTGCTTCCATGGCACTATACCATGCATTCATTGGTATAATTGAAGGAGTATTAACTGTAATTGTTCTTTATGCTCTTGAAAAATTCAGACCAGACCTACTGGCATGGAACAGAGAATAG